A genomic window from Prunus persica cultivar Lovell chromosome G2, Prunus_persica_NCBIv2, whole genome shotgun sequence includes:
- the LOC18786248 gene encoding cingulin-like protein 1 has protein sequence MKKLFFFRSSASSNGNNNVSPSTDKQIYWENPSEDGNQVGDMAENSFRSPKGFFSKSRKQVTDIQNSSKSPGLRRSRSLSSAAFLGNEPAQNNFSSSRYQSRSPCSPASSVPHQQCGQSSCCRTLTPERYEAKPVEVPAVQNTHGLERPCSAGSSRIHRDSSGSSSTCSSNISSKVLDRYIDGEQEERGRQKNNSSSRNLCGNGNGGGFRPPRAQFTAPNSPRAHSFREAKSSRFRLSSRDWAENGFGHESPRRLAKNVVERLSQSHGIQPTHEKEFDHDMPVTIEDIYGRSDLVAQKNYHGDDYSSLQKLIYGDNCDGLNTDETQEDMDVELERRLKEAEENVMLLSEELEQESFLRDSGYNVQQTVRNLTDQRIDLALEVSNLLQLRIAERASAKKELRLAKGELESRTKKLEKEKNELQSALERELDRRSTDWSLKLEKYQLEEQRLRERVRELAEQNVSLQREVSSFNARETESRSVITNSEQQLKGLTTRLGETREENQDLKNNLSDLQEKYRAAEENRVCIHKSFEEKDKECKDLRKSITRLLRTCKEQEKTIDGLREGFGEEFRKNQSLERVDKHISKLQMEQIRLTGVELALRRELESHRLEVDSLRHENIHLLDRLRGSGKENGALTFKLDKEMWTRICCLQNQGLSILNESSQLCSNLLEFAKGKAGQLPESKNGLDGQFFVESEMKVQGLKRGTESLARSLHTMSALLHEKSSLASSKYPSKCINADGSPNDQNPEDDMRYELKAEILLTSLLREKLYSKELEVEQLQAELAAAVRGNDILRCEVQNAMDNLSCVTHKLKDLELQMLKKDENISQLQSDLQASTKELTVTRGILPKISEERDMMWEEVKKYNEKNMLLNSEINMLKKKIETLDEDILLKEGQITILKDTIANKPFDLLSSPDSMRGFLLQ, from the exons ATGAAGAAGCTCTTCTTTTTCAGATCTTCTGCTTCTAGCAATGGAAACAACAATGTTTCTCCATCAACTGATAAGCAGATATACTGGGAGAACCCATCAGAAGATGGCAATCAAGTTGGTGACATGGCCGAGAATAGTTTCCGAAGCCCTAAGGGATTTTTTTCTAAATCTCGAAAGCAAGTAACTGATATACAGAACTCTAGTAAAAGTCCAGGTCTTAGAAGGAGCCGGTCATTATCATCAGCAGCCTTTCTTGGAAATGAGCCAGCACAAAACAATTTTTCCTCTTCAAGATATCAAAGTAGATCTCCATGCAGTCCTGCAAGTAGCGTTCCTCATCAACAATGTGGCCAATCATCTTG TTGCAGGACTCTTACTCCGGAGAGGTATGAGGCTAAACCTGTTGAAGTTCCAGCTGTTCAAAATACACATGGACTAGAGAGGCCATGTTCTGCTGGCTCCTCTAGAATTCACCGTGATTCGTCTGGGAGCTCCTCCACTTGCTCTAGTAATATCTCATCCAAAGTTTTGGACCGTTACATTGATGGAGAGCAGGAGGAAAGGGGCAGACAGAAAAACAATTCTTCCTCTAGAAACTTATGTGGGAATGGAAATGGTGGTGGATTCCGTCCTCCGCGAGCTCAGTTTACAGCACCCAATTCACCCAGGGCTCATTCATTTAGAGAGGCTAAAAGTTCTCGTTTTCGTTTGTCATCCAGAGACTGGGCAGAAAATGGATTTGGGCATGAATCTCCCCGGAGACTTGCAAAGAATGTTGTTGAGAGGCTCTCACAGTCTCATGGTATTCAACCAACACATGAAAAGGAGTTTGACCATGATATGCCAGTCACCATCGAGGATATATATGGTAGATCAGATCTGGTTGCCCAGAAAAATTATCATGGGGATGACTACTCAAGCTTGCAGAAACTTATCTATGGAGACAATTGTGACGGTTTAAACACCGATGAGACTCAAGAAGACATGGATGTGGAATTGGAAAGAAGATTGAAGGAAGCTGAGGAGAATGTCATGCTTCTTTCAGAAGAACTTGAACAGGAAAGCTTTCTTAGAGATAGTGGGTACAATGTTCAGCAAACAGTTAGAAACCTTACTGATCAGAGGATAGACTTGGCACTTGAGGTTTCAAACCTCCTACAGTTGCGCATTGCTGAGAGGGCTTCTGCCAAGAAAGAACTCAGACTGGCAAAGGGAGAACTGGAGTCACGAACCAAAAAActagagaaggagaagaatgaGTTGCAGTCAGCATTGGAGAGGGAACTAGACAGAAGGTCAACTGACTGGTCACTTAAGCTTGAGAAATATCAGTTGGAAGAGCAGAGGCTTCGTGAGCGGGTTAGAGAGCTTGCAGAGCAAAATGTCTCACTTCAAAGAGAAGTTTCTTCCTTTAATGCGAGAGAAACTGAGAGTAGAAGTGTGATAACAAATTCAGAGCAACAGCTTAAGGGCCTCACAACAAGGCTGGGGGAAACGAGAGAGGAGAATcaagatttaaaaaataatctcTCAGACTTACAGGAGAAGTATAGAGCAGCGGAGGAAAATCGTGTTTGCATCCATAAAAGTTTTGAAGAGAAGGATAAGGAGTGCAAGGATTTGCGGAAGTCTATTACAAGATTATTAAGAACCTGCAAAGAACAAGAGAAGACAATTGATGGCTTGCGTGAAGGTTTTGGTGAGGAATTTAGGAAGAACCAATCATTGGAGAGGGTTGATAAGCATATTTCTAAATTGCAGATGGAGCAGATAAGATTGACAGGAGTAGAGCTGGCCTTGAGAAGGGAGTTGGAATCTCATAGGCTTGAAGTTGATTCTCTTAGGCATGAGAATATACACTTGTTAGACCGGTTGAGAGGCAGTGGGAAAGAAAATGGTGCTTTGACCTTTAAGCTAGATAAGGAGATGTGGACACGGATCTGCTGTTTGCAAAATCAAGGGCTATCGATCCTAAACGAGAGCTCCCAGTTATGTTCAAATTTACTGGAATTTGCCAAAGGGAAAGCAGGCCAACTTCCAGAATCTAAGAATGGTTTAGATGGGCAGTTTTTTGTTGAATCTGAAATGAAAGTTCAGGGCTTAAAGCGTGGAACTGAAAGTTTAGCAAGAAGTTTGCACACCATGTCTGCTTTGCTGCATGAAAAATCCAGTCTGGCCTCTTCAAAATATCCATCTAAGTGCATTAATGCTGATGGGTCTCCAAATGATCAAAATCCAGAG GACGATATGAGATATGAGCTTAAAGCAGAAATTTTACTAACAAGCCTACTAAGAGAAAAGTTGTATTCTAAAGAGCTGGAAGTTGAGCAGTTGCAAGCCGAACTTGCAGCAGCTGTAAGAGGAAATGATATTCTCCGATGTGAAGTTCAAAATGCAATGGACAACCTTTCCTGTGTCACCCACAAGTTGAAGGACCTTGAACTGCAG ATGCTTAAGAAGGATGAGAACATAAGCCAGCTTCAAAGTGACCTCCAGGCATCTACGAAAGAATTAACAGTTACGAGGgggatactgccaaaaatttCAGAGGAGAGAGATATGATGTGGGAGGAGGTGAAGAAATACAACGAGAAGAACATGTTACTGAACTCAGAGATTAATAtgttaaagaagaagattgaaACCCTCGATGAAGACATACTTCTAAAGGAAGGTCAGATCACAATCCTCAAAGATACCATAGCGAACAAGCCGTTTGACCTTCTATCCAGTCCCGATTCTATGCGAGGTTTTTTGCTTCAATAA
- the LOC18785292 gene encoding probable protein phosphatase 2C 38 isoform X2 has product MVSTTLMKLVAPCWKPSVEGENSNNRGGDVSGRLDGLLWHKDSGHHVNGDFSMAVIQANNLLEDHSQLESGPLSSLESGPHGTFVGIYDGHGGPEASRFLNEHLFNNFKKFTSENQGMSADVITKAFLATEEEFLSLVKKQWIIKPLLASVGSCCLVGVVCSGLLYIANAGDSRVVLGRLEKTVKQVKAVQLSIEHNASIESVREELRSLHPDDPQIVVLKHKVWRVKGLIQVSRSIGDAYLKRQEFNKEPLLAKFRLSEPFHKPILKAEPTILVQKLYPEDQFLIFASDGLWEQLSSQEAVDIVQNYPRNGIARKLVKAALHEAAKKREMRYSDLKKIDRGVRRHFHDDITVVVLFLDSHLVSRSHWHGPLLSVKGSGGVPAST; this is encoded by the exons ATGGTATCAACTACGCTAATGAAGCTTGTGGCACCGTGTTGGAAACCTTCTGTTGAGGGTGAAAATTCTAATAATAGAGGCGGGGACGTGAGTGGTCGGCTTGATGGTTTGTTGTGGCACAAAGATTCAGGACACCATGTTAACGGGGATTTCTCAATGGCGGTAATTCAAGCAAACAATTTGTTGGAAGACCATAGCCAACTTGAATCAGGGCCACTGAGCTCGCTCGAATCAGGTCCTCATGGAACATTTGTTGGAATTTATGATGGACATGGAGGTCCAGAAGCATCCCGGTTTTTAAATGAGCACTTGTTCAACAATTTTAAGA AATTCACATCAGAGAATCAGGGTATGTCCGCTGATGTTATCACCAAAGCATTTTTGGCAACTGAAGAGGAATTCCTCTCTCTAGTAAAGAAGCAGTGGATAATTAAGCCACTGCTTGCTTCTGTTGGTTCATGTTGTTTGGTAGGCGTAGTATGTAGTGGGCTGCTATACATAGCAAATGCGGGAGATTCTCGGGTGGTTTTAGGAAGACTGGAAAAGACCGTTAAACAGGTAAAAGCTGTTCAGTTATCAATCGAACACAATGCAAGTATAGAATCTGTGAGAGAGGAACTGCGCTCGTTGCATCCCGATGATCCACAGATTGTGGTACTAAAGCACAAGGTGTGGCGCGTGAAGGGTTTGATACAg GTTTCAAGGTCCATTGGCGATGCCTACCTGAAGCGGCAAGAATTTAACAAAGAACCTCTATTGGCAAAGTTTAGACTATCAGAACCCTTCCACAAGCCGATCCTTAAAGCTGAGCCAACAATATTAGTCCAAAAACTCTACCCTGAAGATCAGTTTCTCATATTTGCATCAGATGGCCTATGGGAGCAGTTAAGCAGTCAAGAGGCAGTTGACATTGTCCAGAACTATCCGCGTAAT GGTATTGCAAGGAAACTTGTCAAAGCTGCGCTTCACGAAGCAGCcaagaagagagaaatgagaTACTCCGACTTAAAAAAGATCGACCGAGGGGTGAGGAGACATTTTCATGATGATATCACAGTGGTAGTGCTGTTCCTAGATTCGCATCTGGTCAGTCGTAGCCACTGGCATGGGCCTCTGCTTTCAGTTAAGGGAAGTGGCGGTGTCCCTGCCAGCACCTAG
- the LOC18786818 gene encoding macrophage erythroblast attacher, whose protein sequence is MEMDSLPNGSATSPGPSPGPTAAAAPSSKLSHLSESLKLEHQFLRVPFEHYKKTIRANHRVVEREMSSVINGVSEAADSDDMSSDDAVNHLSSLVSRLQGLKRKLEEGSRTEHLQAQRCRARLDHLESADVESLSDWNNTRLNRILVDYMLRMSYYDTAAKLAESRNIQDLVDIDVFQEAKKVIEALQNKEVGPALAWCAENKSRLKKSKSKFEFQLRLQEFIELVRAENNLRAITYAQKYLAPWGTTHMKELQRVFVTVAYKSTTECATYKVLFEPKQWDYLVDQFKQEFCKLYGMTLEPLLNIYLQAGLSALKTPYCYDDDCTKEDPLSQEGFRKLAQPLPYSKQHHSKLVCYITKELMDTENPPQVLPNGYVYSSKALEEMARKNDGKITCPRTGLVCNYTDLVKAYIS, encoded by the exons ATGGAGATGGATTCGCTTCCCAACGGCTCCGCCACGTCACCGGGCCCAAGCCCAGGCCCGACCGCCGCGGCCGCTCCGTCATCGAAGCTGAGCCACCTGTCGGAGTCCCTGAAGCTCGAGCACCAGTTCCTCAGAGTCCCCTTCGAGCACTACAAGAAGACGATCCGAGCCAACCACCGCGTTGTCGAGAGGGAGATGTCCTCCGTTATTAACGGCGTCTCCGAAGCCGCCGACAGCGACGACATGTCTTCTGACGACGCCGTTAATCATCTTAGTTCTCTTGTCTCCAGGTTGCAAGGGCTCAAACGAAAG TTGGAGGAAGGGAGTAGGACAGAGCACTTGCAGGCGCAAAGGTGCCGGGCTCGGCTTGACCATTTAGAATCGGCAGATGTGGAGAGTTTGTCTGATTGGAATAACACACGCTTGAATCGGATCCTAGTGGACTACATGTTGCGGATGTCTTATTATGACACTGCAGCAAAACTGGCGGAAAGCAGAAATATTCAG GATCTTGTTGATATTGATGTATTCCAAGAAGCAAAAAAGGTTATAGAAGCTCTTCAGAATAAGGAGGTAGGTCCTGCCCTAGCCTGGTGTGCCGAGAACAAGTCAAGGTTGAAGAAATCCAAG AGCAAATTCGAGTTTCAGCTGCGACTTCAAGAGTTTATAGAGTTGGTTCGAGCTGAAAATAACTTGCGAGCTATCACATATGCTCAGAAATACCTTGCACCATGGGGAACTACTCACATGAAAGAATTGCAGCGGGTCTTTGTAACAGTAGCTTATAAGAGTACTACTGAATGTGCTACATACAAG GTGTTATTTGAGCCGAAGCAATGGGACTACCTGGTTGACCAATTCAAACAGGAATTTTGCAAGTTATATGGCATGACTCTTGAGCCTTTGCTGAATATTTATCTGCAAGCAGGCCTGTCTGCTCTGAAAACCCC ATACTGTTACGACGATGATTGCACCAAGGAGGATCCACTATCACAGGAGGGTTTCCGGAAACTAGCCCAGCCATTACCGTATTCTAAGCAGCATCACTCGAAGCTTGTTTGCTACATAACTAAGGAACTAATGGACACAGAGAACccgccacaagtcttgcccaATGGCTATGTCTACAGCTCTAAG GCTCTTGAAGAAATGGCCAGGAAAAATGACGGTAAGATTACTTGTCCAAGGACAGGTTTGGTCTGCAATTATACAGATCTGGTGAAGGCATATATATCATAA
- the LOC18784753 gene encoding protein IN2-1 homolog B, translated as MAILNVSLRGTAASTSSSSLPSWPHLSNSVPFSLSNKPVIAKFPNTTILSPPKLRLQASFGKKTRASLSATMATGGQEVLPPALTSTSDPPPLFDGKTRLYISYQCPYAQRAWISRNCKGLEENIQLVPIDLQDRPAWYKEKVYPPNKVPSLEHNNEVKGESLDLIRYIDSHFEGPSLFPDDPAKREFAEELLSYTDSFNKSVFASFKEDGTKAAGAAFDYIETALSKFEDGPFFLGTFSLVDIAYAPFLERFQPFSLEVKKYDITAGRPKLAAWFEEMNKNLAYKKTRRDPKELVESYKRRFLAQK; from the exons ATGGCTATTTTGAACGTGAGTTTGAGAGGCACTGCTGCTTCTACTTCATCATCCTCTCTGCCCTCTTGGCCACACCTGTCAAATTCagtccctttctctctctctaataaaCCAGTGATAGCCAAATTTCCAAACACCACCATACTATCTCCTCCTAAGCTTCGACTTCAAGCTTCTTTTGGAAAGAAAACCAGAGCTTCACTCTCTGCAACTATGGCAACTGG TGGGCAAGAGGTTCTGCCACCAGCTCTGACTTCTACCTCAGACCCACCTCCGCTCTTCGATGGGAAAACAAG GTTGTATATATCTTACCAATGCCCATATGCACAGCGTGCGTGGATTTCCCGGAACTGTAAG GGACTGGAGGAAAATATACAATTGGTTCCTATTGATCTGCAAGACAGGCCTGCTTGGTACAAGGAGAAAGTCTACCCACCTAACAAG GTGCCGTCGCTGGAACACAATAACGAAGTCAAAGGAGAGAGTCTTGATTTGATTAGATATATTGACAGTCACTTTGAAGGGCCTTCACTGTTCCCTGAT GATCCTGCAAAGAGAGAATTTGCAGAAGAGTTGCTGTCCTACACAGACTCCTTCAATAAATCTGTGTTTGCTTCATTTAAAGAGGACGGAACCAAGGCAGCTG GTGCTGCATTTGACTATATTGAAACTGCTCTTTCCAAATTTGAAGATGgacctttctttcttggcacTTTCAGTCTG GTGGATATAGCTTATGCTCCATTCCTTGAAAGATTTCAGCCTTTCTCACTGGAAGTGAAGAAGTATGACATCACTGCAGGCAGGCCTAAACTGGCAGCATGGTTTGAG GAGATGAACAAAAATTTAGCTTACAAAAAAACCCGGCGTGATCCCAAAGAGCTCGTTGAAAGCTACAAGAGACGCTTTTTG GCACAGAAATGA
- the LOC18784737 gene encoding nitrilase-like protein 2 isoform X1: MPFCLSLPNSGISPLLRHAPPIRCQSARVIIAGESNMAANSLRVAAAQMTSINDLAANFATCSRLVKEAAAAGAKLICFPESFSFIGAKDGDSLKIAQPLDGPILQQYCSLARINCRESGIWLSLGGFQEKGSDDEHLFNTHVVVDDAGNIRSTYRKIHLFDVDIPGGRAYNEGSFTEPGKNVVAADSPVGRLGLTVCYDLRFPELYQQLRFQHEAQVLLVPAAFTKVTGLAHWEILLRARAIETQCYVIAAAQAGQHNDKRESHGETLIIDPWGTVVGRLPDRLSTGIAIADIDLSVIDSVREKMPIAKHRKPVEFWKSASL, encoded by the exons ATGCCGTTTTGTCTGTCCTTACCTAACTCTGGTATCAGTCCACTCCTCCGACACGCCCCTCCGATTCGTTGCCAGTCCGCACGTGTCATCATCGCCGGCGAGTCAAACATGGCCGCCAACTCACTCCGAGTCGCCGCCGCTCAGATGACCTCTATCAATGACCTCGCCGCCAACTTCGCCACCTGCTCTCGCCTCGTCAAA GAAGCAGCTGCCGCTGGAGCAAAATTGATATGCTTTCCAGAAAGCTTCTCTTTTATTGGTGCCAAAGATGGGGACAGTCTCAAAATAGCACAACCTTTGGACGGTCCAATTTTGCAACAGTACTGCTCTCTAGCAAG AATTAATTGCAGAGAATCTGGGATTTGGTTGTCTCTTGGAGGGTTCCAAGAAAAGGGGTCTGATGATGAACATTTGTTTAACACCCATGTTGTGGTTGATGATGCTGGGAACATCAGAAGCACATACAGAAAGATTCACTT gTTTGATGTGGATATTCCTGGTGGAAGGGCATACAACGAAGGCAGCTTCACAGAACCAG GGAAGAATGTTGTTGCAGCAGATAGCCCGGTTGGACGCTTGGGTTTGACGGTTTGCTATGACCTGAGATTCCCAGAGCTTTACCAGCAGCTCAGGTTCCAACATGAGGCACAG GTTCTGTTGGTCCCTGCAGCCTTCACAAAAGTAACTGGGCTGGCGCACTGGGAGATTCTTCTACGTGCTCGTGCAATTGAAACTCAATGCTAT GTCATAGCTGCAGCACAAGCTGGACAACATAATGATAAAAGAGAGAGCCACGGCGAAACTTTAATTATTGATCCATGGGGAACAGTTGTTGGCAGACTGCCTG ATCGACTGTCAACAGGGATTGCTATAGCTGATATTGATCTCTCCGTGATCGATTCAGTGAGAGAAAAGATGCCAATTGCCAAG CACCGGAAGCCCGTTGAGTTCTGGAAATCTGCATCTCTATGA
- the LOC18784737 gene encoding nitrilase-like protein 2 isoform X2, with protein sequence MPFCLSLPNSGISPLLRHAPPIRCQSARVIIAGESNMAANSLRVAAAQMTSINDLAANFATCSRLVKEAAAAGAKLICFPESFSFIGAKDGDSLKIAQPLDGPILQQYCSLARESGIWLSLGGFQEKGSDDEHLFNTHVVVDDAGNIRSTYRKIHLFDVDIPGGRAYNEGSFTEPGKNVVAADSPVGRLGLTVCYDLRFPELYQQLRFQHEAQVLLVPAAFTKVTGLAHWEILLRARAIETQCYVIAAAQAGQHNDKRESHGETLIIDPWGTVVGRLPDRLSTGIAIADIDLSVIDSVREKMPIAKHRKPVEFWKSASL encoded by the exons ATGCCGTTTTGTCTGTCCTTACCTAACTCTGGTATCAGTCCACTCCTCCGACACGCCCCTCCGATTCGTTGCCAGTCCGCACGTGTCATCATCGCCGGCGAGTCAAACATGGCCGCCAACTCACTCCGAGTCGCCGCCGCTCAGATGACCTCTATCAATGACCTCGCCGCCAACTTCGCCACCTGCTCTCGCCTCGTCAAA GAAGCAGCTGCCGCTGGAGCAAAATTGATATGCTTTCCAGAAAGCTTCTCTTTTATTGGTGCCAAAGATGGGGACAGTCTCAAAATAGCACAACCTTTGGACGGTCCAATTTTGCAACAGTACTGCTCTCTAGCAAG AGAATCTGGGATTTGGTTGTCTCTTGGAGGGTTCCAAGAAAAGGGGTCTGATGATGAACATTTGTTTAACACCCATGTTGTGGTTGATGATGCTGGGAACATCAGAAGCACATACAGAAAGATTCACTT gTTTGATGTGGATATTCCTGGTGGAAGGGCATACAACGAAGGCAGCTTCACAGAACCAG GGAAGAATGTTGTTGCAGCAGATAGCCCGGTTGGACGCTTGGGTTTGACGGTTTGCTATGACCTGAGATTCCCAGAGCTTTACCAGCAGCTCAGGTTCCAACATGAGGCACAG GTTCTGTTGGTCCCTGCAGCCTTCACAAAAGTAACTGGGCTGGCGCACTGGGAGATTCTTCTACGTGCTCGTGCAATTGAAACTCAATGCTAT GTCATAGCTGCAGCACAAGCTGGACAACATAATGATAAAAGAGAGAGCCACGGCGAAACTTTAATTATTGATCCATGGGGAACAGTTGTTGGCAGACTGCCTG ATCGACTGTCAACAGGGATTGCTATAGCTGATATTGATCTCTCCGTGATCGATTCAGTGAGAGAAAAGATGCCAATTGCCAAG CACCGGAAGCCCGTTGAGTTCTGGAAATCTGCATCTCTATGA
- the LOC18785292 gene encoding probable protein phosphatase 2C 38 isoform X1, which yields MVSTTLMKLVAPCWKPSVEGENSNNRGGDVSGRLDGLLWHKDSGHHVNGDFSMAVIQANNLLEDHSQLESGPLSSLESGPHGTFVGIYDGHGGPEASRFLNEHLFNNFKTIHGAEFTSENQGMSADVITKAFLATEEEFLSLVKKQWIIKPLLASVGSCCLVGVVCSGLLYIANAGDSRVVLGRLEKTVKQVKAVQLSIEHNASIESVREELRSLHPDDPQIVVLKHKVWRVKGLIQVSRSIGDAYLKRQEFNKEPLLAKFRLSEPFHKPILKAEPTILVQKLYPEDQFLIFASDGLWEQLSSQEAVDIVQNYPRNGIARKLVKAALHEAAKKREMRYSDLKKIDRGVRRHFHDDITVVVLFLDSHLVSRSHWHGPLLSVKGSGGVPAST from the exons ATGGTATCAACTACGCTAATGAAGCTTGTGGCACCGTGTTGGAAACCTTCTGTTGAGGGTGAAAATTCTAATAATAGAGGCGGGGACGTGAGTGGTCGGCTTGATGGTTTGTTGTGGCACAAAGATTCAGGACACCATGTTAACGGGGATTTCTCAATGGCGGTAATTCAAGCAAACAATTTGTTGGAAGACCATAGCCAACTTGAATCAGGGCCACTGAGCTCGCTCGAATCAGGTCCTCATGGAACATTTGTTGGAATTTATGATGGACATGGAGGTCCAGAAGCATCCCGGTTTTTAAATGAGCACTTGTTCAACAATTTTAAGA CTATTCATGGTGCAGAATTCACATCAGAGAATCAGGGTATGTCCGCTGATGTTATCACCAAAGCATTTTTGGCAACTGAAGAGGAATTCCTCTCTCTAGTAAAGAAGCAGTGGATAATTAAGCCACTGCTTGCTTCTGTTGGTTCATGTTGTTTGGTAGGCGTAGTATGTAGTGGGCTGCTATACATAGCAAATGCGGGAGATTCTCGGGTGGTTTTAGGAAGACTGGAAAAGACCGTTAAACAGGTAAAAGCTGTTCAGTTATCAATCGAACACAATGCAAGTATAGAATCTGTGAGAGAGGAACTGCGCTCGTTGCATCCCGATGATCCACAGATTGTGGTACTAAAGCACAAGGTGTGGCGCGTGAAGGGTTTGATACAg GTTTCAAGGTCCATTGGCGATGCCTACCTGAAGCGGCAAGAATTTAACAAAGAACCTCTATTGGCAAAGTTTAGACTATCAGAACCCTTCCACAAGCCGATCCTTAAAGCTGAGCCAACAATATTAGTCCAAAAACTCTACCCTGAAGATCAGTTTCTCATATTTGCATCAGATGGCCTATGGGAGCAGTTAAGCAGTCAAGAGGCAGTTGACATTGTCCAGAACTATCCGCGTAAT GGTATTGCAAGGAAACTTGTCAAAGCTGCGCTTCACGAAGCAGCcaagaagagagaaatgagaTACTCCGACTTAAAAAAGATCGACCGAGGGGTGAGGAGACATTTTCATGATGATATCACAGTGGTAGTGCTGTTCCTAGATTCGCATCTGGTCAGTCGTAGCCACTGGCATGGGCCTCTGCTTTCAGTTAAGGGAAGTGGCGGTGTCCCTGCCAGCACCTAG
- the LOC18785258 gene encoding embryo-specific protein ATS3A yields the protein MKRMSILTVFAIFFIISMPINAMQPNNYGFQGSKTNCTYSIEIETTCAQSAGTTDHVSVRFGDSEGNLIIVKHLNNPKLLYAPKGGLRRRGYGGFGRCAKDMFEASGPCMSQWVCSLYLKKVGSDDWRPGRVKVLHQQDGSRVVPVSYVFYFRTFVPENVWYGFNYC from the coding sequence ATGAAGAGAATGAGCATTTTAACTGTCTTCGcaattttcttcatcatttcTATGCCAATCAATGCAATGCAACCTAACAACTATGGCTTCCAAGGATCCAAAACAAACTGCACCTACTCCATTGAGATTGAGACAACATGTGCACAATCTGCCGGAACCACGGACCATGTCAGTGTCAGATTCGGGGACTCTGAGGGTAACTTGATCATAGTGAAGCATCTGAACAACCCTAAGCTATTGTATGCTCCAAAGGGTGGTTTGAGACGTAGGGGTTATGGTGGGTTTGGACGATGTGCCAAAGACATGTTTGAGGCCAGTGGACCATGCATGAGCCAGTGGGTGTGCTCTCTGTACCTGAAGAAGGTCGGCTCAGACGACTGGCGACCTGGCCGGGTGAAGGTGCTTCATCAACAAGATGGCAGCCGTGTAGTGCCAGTTTCTTATGTGTTCTATTTTAGGACATTTGTTCCAGAAAATGTTTGGTATGGGTTTAATTATTGTTAG